The Blastocatellia bacterium genome contains the following window.
GGCGGGCCGAAATCGCACGGTTCGATGTTCCATCGCGCCCCGGGATCAATTGGAGCATCATCTTATCCCTCGCGGGTCTGGCCGGGGGCGCGCATGACCGGGCACATGGGAATGCAACGGGTCACGGTGAGAAATTTGCGCGTCGTGCGCGTGGTGCCGGAGAAACATCTGTTGCTTGTGGCCGGGAGTGTTCCCGGTCCGCCCGGAGGCTAT
Protein-coding sequences here:
- the rplC gene encoding 50S ribosomal protein L3 (binds directly near the 3' end of the 23S rRNA, where it nucleates assembly of the 50S subunit; essential for peptidyltransferase activity; mutations in this gene confer resistance to tiamulin), whose protein sequence is GGPKSHGSMFHRAPGSIGASSYPSRVWPGARMTGHMGMQRVTVRNLRVVRVVPEKHLLLVAGSVPGPPGGYLLIRKAR